The following are from one region of the Thermoplasmata archaeon genome:
- a CDS encoding 50S ribosomal protein L13 gives MPIIDATGHVVGRMASVLAKRLLNGEEIVVVNAEHAILTGKKHMVFEAYRAAHARGSTASRMRGIGPRYPRRPDMILRRTISRMMPYQQPRGRTALKRLRVYIAVPAEFKDKPLEIIEVAKRPPQGPFISLGEVSRLLGSKFEARA, from the coding sequence ATGCCGATCATCGACGCGACCGGTCACGTCGTCGGCCGGATGGCCTCGGTCCTCGCGAAACGCCTGCTCAACGGCGAGGAGATCGTCGTCGTGAACGCGGAGCACGCGATCCTCACGGGCAAGAAGCACATGGTCTTCGAGGCGTACCGGGCGGCCCACGCCCGAGGGAGCACCGCGAGCCGGATGCGGGGCATCGGCCCGCGGTACCCGCGACGGCCGGACATGATCCTCCGCCGCACGATCTCGCGCATGATGCCGTACCAGCAGCCGCGCGGCCGGACCGCGCTGAAGCGGTTGCGCGTCTACATCGCCGTCCCCGCCGAATTCAAGGACAAGCCGCTCGAGATCATCGAGGTCGCGAAGCGCCCGCCGCAAGGGCCGTTCATCAGCTTGGGCGAGGTCTCGAGGCTCCTCGGGTCGAAGTTCGAGGCTCGGGCATGA
- a CDS encoding 50S ribosomal protein L18e, translating to MAKTPKTNTHLQRIVRELREVSREADAPIWRDIAERLERSRKNWSEVNLSRLSRYAAKGEQIVVPGVVLATGEITTPVTVAAFRSSAAARKKIEAAGGRSVGLLELAVQNPKGSGVRIMG from the coding sequence ATGGCCAAGACCCCCAAGACGAACACTCACCTCCAGCGCATCGTGCGCGAGCTCCGGGAAGTCTCCCGCGAAGCGGATGCGCCGATTTGGCGGGACATCGCGGAGCGCCTCGAGCGGTCCCGGAAGAACTGGTCCGAGGTCAACCTCTCGCGGCTCAGCCGCTACGCGGCCAAGGGCGAGCAGATCGTCGTCCCCGGGGTCGTCCTGGCGACCGGCGAGATCACGACGCCGGTGACCGTCGCCGCCTTCCGATCGTCCGCAGCCGCACGGAAGAAGATCGAAGCGGCCGGGGGCCGGTCCGTCGGCCTCCTCGAGCTCGCCGTCCAGAATCCCAAAGGATCCGGCGTCCGGATCATGGGGTGA